A stretch of DNA from Deltaproteobacteria bacterium:
AAGGCGACGGCTCGCAGTTGACCGAATCCTTTTAGCATATTGTTAAAGTTGCCTCCCATGACGACATCGAATCCCGAAAAGTGGAATCGTGCCGGCTCTTCTCATTTCGCACGAGAAAAGGTATTTTTTGCAACAGGCAAATGGCGACACGACTCACTCCAGATCAGATCGAACGTTACAGCCGCCAGATCATGGTGCCGGATCTCGGCGGCGCGGCGCAGATGCATCTGCGCGCGGCGCGGGTGCTCATTATTGGCGCCGGCGGCTTGGGTTCGCCCGCGGCTTTTTATCTTGCCGCGGCGGGCATCGGAACTTTAGGCATCGTCGACCCCGATAAAGTGGAGCTGTCGAATTTGCAGCGGCAAATTCTTCACGCAACGGCGGACATCGGCCGGCAAAAAGTCGATTCGGCGAAAGCGACTCTCAGCGAACTAAACCCCGATGTCGAAGTGAAAACCTATCCCGTACGCTTTGATGCGGAGAACGCGGAAGCGATCGCCGCTGAATATGATTTCATCGTCGACGGCAGCGACAACTTCGATACTAAATTTCTCGTCAACGATACCGCGATAAAGTTGAACATCGCTTTTTCCCACGCCGGCATTGTCCGGCTCCAGGGGCAGACGATGACGGTGATCCCCGGCAAATCGGCATGCTACCGTTGCCTGTTCAAAGCGCCGCCACCACCCGAAGAGATTTTAAATTGCCAAGCCTCCGGCATTCTCGGCGCCGTCGCCGGCACGCTGGGAACGATTCAAGCCACCGAAGCGATAAAATATTTAGCCGGCTTCGAAACCGGTCTGCTCACTAATCGCTTACTGGTTTACGACGCCAAAAATATGAAATTTCGCGATATCGAAGTACAGCGCGATCCCAACTGCAACAGTTGCGGCGAGCGAGCAAACTAGT
This window harbors:
- a CDS encoding HesA/MoeB/ThiF family protein, with the translated sequence MATRLTPDQIERYSRQIMVPDLGGAAQMHLRAARVLIIGAGGLGSPAAFYLAAAGIGTLGIVDPDKVELSNLQRQILHATADIGRQKVDSAKATLSELNPDVEVKTYPVRFDAENAEAIAAEYDFIVDGSDNFDTKFLVNDTAIKLNIAFSHAGIVRLQGQTMTVIPGKSACYRCLFKAPPPPEEILNCQASGILGAVAGTLGTIQATEAIKYLAGFETGLLTNRLLVYDAKNMKFRDIEVQRDPNCNSCGERAN